One genomic segment of Sminthopsis crassicaudata isolate SCR6 chromosome 2, ASM4859323v1, whole genome shotgun sequence includes these proteins:
- the TTC5 gene encoding tetratricopeptide repeat protein 5 produces MADEEEEAKQPVQCLQELVDQLYAFRDHYFETHPVEYAGQKNQDVREEMEKTLQKMGEAVGFSQEKAWVLMLTGKALNVTPDYSPQAEELLSKAVKLEPELVEAWNQLGEVYWKKGDVAAAHTCFSGALSHYKNKVSLQNLSMVLRQLRAETSEEHSRNVMDSVRQAKLAVQMDVHDGRSWYILGNAYLSLFFNAGQNPKISQQALSAYAQAEKVDRTASSNPDLHLNRATLHKYEENYEEALEGFSRAAALDPAWPEPQQREQQLLEFLDRLTSLLDSKGKVKAKKLQSMLGSLRPAQLGPCGDGRYQAASGQKMALELKPLNTLQPGINSGTVVLGKVLFSLTTEEKVPFTFGLVDSEGPCFAVTVYNMVQSWGVLIGDSVAIPEPHLRQHQIQHKGKNYSFSCIRVETPLLLVVNGKPQGSSSQAASTVAYRPQSE; encoded by the exons ATGGCTGATGAAGAGGAGGAAGCCAAGCAGCCCGTGCAGTGCTTGCAG GAATTGGTGGACCAGCTCTATGCATTTCGGGACCACTACTTCGAGACACATCCAGTTGAGTATGCTGGTCAGAAGAATCAGGATGTtcgagaagaaatggaaaagactcTACAAAAGATGGGGGAAGCAGTAG gCTTTTCCCAGGAAAAGGCCTGGGTTCTAATGCTGACAGGGAAGGCTCTGAATGTGACTCCTGACTATAGTCCTCAGGCTGAGGAGCTTTTGTCGAAGGCTGTGAAACTGGAGCCTGAGCTGGTGGAAGCCTGGAACCAGCTGGGTGAGGTGTACTGGAAGAAAGGGGATGTTGCAGCTGCACACACCTGCTTCTCTGGAGCCCTCTCCCAT TACAAGAACAAAGTCTCTCTGCAGAATTTGTCAATGGTGCTTCGTCAGCTGCGGGCCGAGACTAGTGAGGAACACTCCCGTAATGTTATGGACAGTGTCCGGCAGGCCAAATTAGCTGTGCAGATGGATGTGCATGATGGACGTTCGTGGT ATATCCTAGGGAATGCATACCTATCCCTCTTCTTCAATGCAGGACAGAACCCTAAGATTTCCCAGCAAGCTCTTAGTGCTTATGCTCAAGCA GAAAAAGTGGACAGGACTGCCTCCAGCAATCCAGATCTCCACCTGAACCGGGCTACG TTACataaatatgaggaaaactatgaGGAGGCCCTGGAAGGCTTCTCTAGAGCAGCAGCATTGGACCCAGCCTGGCCAGAGCCTCAGCAACGAGAGCAACAGCTTCTAGAATTCCTAGATAGATTGACCAGCCTACTTGATAGCAAG GGTAAGGTGAAGGCTAAAAAGTTGCAGAGCATGCTGGGAAGTCTTCGCCCAGCCCAGTTAGGCCCTTGTGGGGATGGGCGCTATCAGGCAGCCTCTGGGCAGAAGATGGCACTGGAGCTAAAGCCACTGAATACTTTGCAACCTGGCATAAACAGTGGTACTGTAGTGTTGGGCAAGGTCCTTTTCAGCCTTACCACAGAAGAGAAGGTGCCCTT CACATTTGGCCTGGTGGATTCTGAGGGACCCTGTTTTGCCGTGACAGTGTATAATATGGTACAGAGTTGGGGTGTGCTCATTGGTGATTCTGTGGCTATCCCTGAACCCCATCTCCGACAACATCAAATCCAGCATAAAGGAAAG aACTATTCCTTTTCCTGTATTCGTGTGGAGACACCCCTTTTGTTGGTGGTAAATGGGAAGCCACAAGGCTCCAGCAGCCAGGCTGCTTCTACTGTGGCATATCGACCCCAGAGTGAATGA
- the CCNB1IP1 gene encoding E3 ubiquitin-protein ligase CCNB1IP1 → MSICEDMLLCNYRKCRIRLSGYAWVTACSHIFCDQHGSGEFSRSPAVCPACNSTLSGKLDIVRTELSPTEEYKAMVLAGLRPEIVLDISSRALAFWTYQVHQERLYQEYNFSKAEGHLKQMEKVYSQQIQSKDVELTSMKGEVTSMKKVLEEYKKKFSDISEKLMERNRQYQKLQGLYDSLRLRNIAFANQEGVLEPSMISQPAAFGFPTGNTSKFPVDMTPVRNWGSGDGDFQFRPFFVGSPTAAEPSNSFFSFASPSHEAGSQPGGGRNFKVKRM, encoded by the exons ATGTCTATATGTGAAGACATGTTGCTCTGTAATTATCGAAAGTGTCGAATCAGGCTCTCTGGCTATGCATGGGTAACTGCTTGCTCACACATCTTCTGTGATCAGCATGGCAGTGGTGAGTTCAGTCGGTCTCCGGCTGTCTGCCCCGCCTGCAACAGTACCCTTTCTGGTAAGCTAGATATTGTTCGAACCGAGCTCAGTCCCACAGAGGAATACAAAGCCATGGTATTGGCAGGTTTGAGACCAGAAATTGTTTTGGACATTAGCTCCCGAGCACTGGCCTTCTGGACATATCAG GTGCACCAAGAGCGTCTTTATCAAGAATATAATTTCAGCAAGGCTGAAGGCCATctgaaacagatggagaaggtaTATAGTCAGCAGATTCAAAGTAAAGATGTGGAGCTGACTTCTATGAAAGGGGAAGTCACCTCTATGAAGAAAGTGTTGGAAGAATACAAGAAAAAGTTCAGTGACATCTCTGAGAAACTCATGGAGCGCAATCGTCAATATCAGAAGCTTCAGGGTCTCTATGATAGCCTCAGATTACGAAACATTGCCTTTGCCAACCAGGAAGGAGTTCTGGAGCCATCCATGATCTCTCAGCCAGCTGCTTTTGGCTTCCCAACAG ggAACACTTCCAAGTTTCCTGTGGATATGACGCCTGTTCGAAACTGGGGCAGTGGAGATGGAGACTTCCAGTTCAGACCATTTTTTGTGGGGTCTCCCACAGCAGCTGAACCTAGCAATAGTTTTTTCAGTTTTGCTTCTCCCAGTCATGAAGCAGGGTCACAGCCAGGTGGTGGTAGAAACTTTAAAGTGAAAAGAATGTAG